The Serinus canaria isolate serCan28SL12 chromosome 8, serCan2020, whole genome shotgun sequence DNA window GCAGCCACAcgctgacagctctgctccccaagGACCACGGGGATGGTGGCAGCCCTTGCCATGGCAACCATCACCGTGGCACCCAGCATCTCCATTCCCCAGGGAATgtctcctcccctgggcaggcagggctggaaaacagcagggaaaaaacaaagtgtTGTCTGCTCAGGGGAGCAGTCTGAAAGCACCCGAGGGTTACCCCAGAGGGAGTCCCTGCACCTTGGGTAGCTGCCagtgagcaggggctgtgcagtAATTTTATATTCCCCAGGGGGCAAATCAAAGGCAGGACCTGTAACCACCACTCCACTGGGCATAAAAACATTGTCCAGCAGTTACAGTAACATCACTGGAGGAGATCAAATCTGTGAGCCAAGGGTGGGAGCCAGCACTGTGGGGTCACAGACCCTACAAGCTGTGTAGGAGCCTGTCCACGGGCAGATGGgacactgccctgtgcccaccctgagcccaaACTGCAAATCCTTTGCAGGATGGAGAGAGGTTTGACCACTGAATGACTTGGCCTCTCACCTGCCCTGACTTCTTTTCCCTAGCCCTGCCCTGGTGCTAGCgggggatgctgctggaaaTGGAAGAACCATTTTCCGCCAGCCCAGTGGCTACTCTCACACTGACCCCTTGATCTCTTTGGTGCCGTGCCAGGCACTGATTCAAGACAGCTGCTACTGCCTGCTTGGTCTCTCATTTGtcttctccccatccccagcatTTTCCCTCCCGGAAATCCCTCGGGGCAAAGAGGGAggccccagccaggagctgagcccctCCTGTGCAGGGCACGCCCCTCCAGGCTACTCTTTTGGCCCCAATGCCATAAATCAGccccagcaaagcagcaggggGGCAGTTTGGTgaaaggctgcagggacagcagtaCCTTTATTAGgttcccccagcacagctggaaaaaataagGAGCCCAGACAGGCTTTCAGGCACATAACCCCTGAGCTGAGCCCCGCATTCAGCCCTGTCTGCTGATTTAATAAGAGATCAGCTTTCCCCACAGACCACATCTCCTGTGCAGCCTTAAACCCTCCTGGTTAAAACACTGCCCTGGAGAATCAATCCAAGATGGTTTTGTCCCTTTGATCAGCACAGCAGGTAATAAGTCACCGATGGAAATGTGTTTCACTTCTCTGGCTCCAGCAATAGAAATGGAGACACCCCCTCTGTCCTGATCTGCCTGGTGAAAATCTCACAGTTCCCGGGTAGATGGACAAAGGGGTTTGCAGTGTGGCTCTGGAGGTACCCATGgacacacagcagcacctgggtgACCACATTCCcttcccacaggttccatccTGATCTCCAGCCTCAGAGACAGCCACAGCGTTTGCAGTGGCTAATTGTGGTGACAAACACAGAGGGAGAAATGATTGCCTGACAAAACCAGGACAGGCTGGTCTGGGGGCTGCCAGGAAACCTGGGCcagatcccagctccagcacggAGCTGCTGAGGGACTGCCACAGGTCCCTCTGGGCACACAGGATGTTGAATCACCTGGCAGAACTGGCTCAACTGTTTAATGACTTTAATGCTTCCAGATAACCTGGTGCATAAAGACGTGCTCTTTAATTCCTCGCTTTTGCTCATTTCCAGCCCTCTGTAAACATGAGGACTTCACATTATAAAAGAATTGAGAAGGTTTattcaaatcccatttttaaaataaggatTCATTCTTATTTCCCTATATTTAAACAGGATTATTTAGCTCTTCTTTGAAGTGCTGTCTCCTCCTCCAGTGGAGTACTTTACTGTGTGCCCCAGAGATGTTAAACTCCCTCTGAGCTGAAGGAGGAGGCTGAAAAGTGCAGTGTGGAGGTGGTCAGGCGATGTCTGTCAGCCAGACTGGGTTGGAGAAAGTTGGAATGAGCTCAGAAGGTGGCTTTTGATCTCTCAGCCCTCCTTCAGGCACCCTCCACCTTCTGTCCCTGAACACTCGGGACATGCTGCCCCAAGACTGAGCCTGGAAGGGGAAGCAGATGGGCCCATTGCTTTCAGGGACCCTTTTTGTCCCATCCTGGCTCTATTCACTATTTTTTACTGTGACACGAGGGTGGGCACTGTGCAAGAACTGTTCGTGCTGGATGGAACTCCTGGGCCAAGCCGTGGAGTTTGACCTGGATGATGCCATTCCCAaagtgcagctcctcagggacaAACAGAACATTTGGCATTGAGTGCTTGGAGCAGGTCATTGCCCtggtgtgaaaaatgtgtattctatgattggcttttctcaaatattaaaatgaatattatatgtgtttaTGTGTGAAAGTTacgctgtattaattttttaagtagtgtgttaaatatagttttaggttatagcataatgttaaaatagaaagtatgctatgtaagatacttttttttaaagaaaggactcacagCGAGATAGCAGCTACAGAACACCTAAATCTTTTAGAGAAACAGAATTCATTgctcttatcagaagaaaggaacttcttcctgccttgctcaggtTTGAAGATGCTGTCAGgtttaagaggaagaagttgatgctgcccagacagaatcctttgtttgaatggaatttatgcatcatgtatgaggtgtatgaatatgcaacaggctgttgtttttaagggttaatcctctgttaacgtgagtcctttttcaggcttattttgcccagaaaaaggtacccggactgtccgtaactctttgtttctattgtcttaTATTGTCCTAGTCCAAactgtccaaattattattactctaattatatttctatttttataaccattttattaccattaaacttttaaaattttaaaaacaaatgattggcatttttcacacccCAGCTCCGCAAAGCAAGGACCAGCagaggaggatggagctggcaAGGCCCTTTTTGAGGTGATGAGGACAGGACGGACAAATGGCCGCTGTCTCTCAGAGCCGGGGGAACGGCAGCgagctccacagcagcagcctctcccaaGAACCAACACCTTTTCGGTTTTCCAAGCCTTGGAAAGGCGTCCTAATTAGGAAGGGACGCCCAAATCGTGGCGGTGCCAGTCCTGTGTGAGCCCAAATCCTGACGGTGACGGCGCTGTGGGGGCCCTGTCCCACCGTCCCCCTCATGCTGCGGCCGCTCCTCCCGCCCGGCAGGGGgcgcccgccgcgcccgccggAACCATAGAGAGCGGCGCGCGCAGCCCATCTCTCCCCGCGCGTGTGTCCGCCCACGTGACAGGGAGGGGCTCCCCATTGGCCgcgccggcggggccgggcgcgcGCCCCCGCGGGTGTAAGTGCGCGCGCGGGTGTGCGTGTGCAGGTGTGCGTGTGCACGTGTGTGCGTGTGTCCACGTGTGTGCGTGTGTCCAGGTGTGTGCGTGTGCACGTGTGCGTGTGTCCACGTGTGTGCGTGTGTCCAGGTGTGTGCGtgtgcacgtgtgtgtgtgtgcgctCAGGTGTGCGCACAGGTGTGAGTGTGCGCTCAGGTGTGCGTGTGCACGTGTATGCGCTCAAGGGTGTTTGTGCGCTCAGGTATTCCCCCGCGGCATCCCCACGTGTCCGTGTCCGTGCCCGTACCTGTATCCCCGGAAGGCGTTCGCTCCCGCGTGTGCACCCGtgcagccaggtgtgtgtgtgcggGTGTGTCCGTGCCCGGTACCCATGTGTCCCAGAAAGcgtgcagggctgtgtgagcgCTGAGCAGCGCTCGGGTGTGACGGGGTACCTGCATGTGCACACCTGGGTGCGTGCTCAGGTGTTCCCGTGCGTGTAGGGACCTATGCATCCCGGAGAGCGCTCGCGTGTGCCCCCAGGTGTGTGTGGGTCCGTGCGAGCTCTGGAGCCCGTGTGTCGCTGTCAGGGTGGCTGCAGACCCTGACCCcgctctgtcccctctccctccgCAGCCCTCTCCGTGCCGCCATGGAGGCCTTGCTGAGGAGCTGCCGAGTCCCCGCGCTGGGCGCCCGGCACCGCGGGGCCAGGGCCCGGCACGGCGGCACCGCGGGCAGGGCCAGGCGCCTGCTGCTCTCGCAGCTCTTCCAGCCGCTGGCCCTGCCCGTGGGCGGCCAGGCGGACTCCGAGGCCCGGCCTGGGGAGCCCAGCTGCCGCAGCCAGCGGCtgatgctgcagggagggctcatCCACCCCACCAGCCCCGGCTGCTACTGCTACCTGCCGCCCACCGTGCGCGCCATGGAGAAGCTGATCAAGGTGATGGACGAGGAGATGCAGGCGGTGGGCGGGCAGAAGCTGAacctgcccagcctgtgctcgGCGGAGCTGTGGCGCGCCAGCGGCCGCTGGGACCAGATGGGGCCGGAGCTGTTCCGGCTGCTGGATCGGCACAAGCACGGCTACTGCCTGGGCCCCACGCACGAGGAGCTGGTGACGGCGCTGGTGGCCTCGCAGAGCGGCCTGTCCTACAAGCAGCTCCCGCTGCGCCTCTACCAGGTCACCAGGAAGTTCCGTGACGAGCCCAAGCCCCGCTTCGGCCTGCTGCGCAGCCGGGAGTTCTACATGAAGGACATGTACACCTTCGACAGCTCCGAGGAGGCTGCTCGGCGCACCTACGAGCAGGTGTGCGCCGCCTACTGCAGCCTCTTCGCCCGCCTGGGGCTGCCCTTCGTCAAGGTGCAGGCGGCCACGGGCAGCATCGGCGGCAGCACGTCACACGAGTTCCAGCTGCCAGCGGACATCGGCGaggacaggctgctgctgtgccctcaggGACATTTCGCGGCCAATGTGGAGACTGTAAACGGGGAGCAGACCTCGTGCCCCACATGCGGGGAGAAGCTCACTGAGACCAAAGGCATCGAGGTGGGGCACACATTTTACCTGGGCACTAAGTACTCCTCGGTCGCCAACGCCGTCTTCTCCTCTGCCGAGAACAAGCCGCAGCTGGCGGAAATGGGCTGCTACGGCCTGGGCGTCACCCGCATCCTGGCGGCCTCCATCGAGGTGCTCTCCACCGAGGACAGCATCCGCTGGCCGAGCCTCATTGCGCCCTACCAGGTGTGCTTCATCCCCCCcaagaggggcagcagggaggaggaggagggggcgGCGCTGCTGGAGCGGCTGTATGATGAGCTGGCCCAGGCGCTGCCCCAGCTCGCCGGCGACGCGGTGCTGGACGACCGGAGCCAGCTGACCATCGGCAAGAGGCTGAAGGATGCCCAGAGGCTGGGCTATCCCTACGTGGTGGTGGCTGGGAAGAGGGTCTGCGAGGACCCCCCAGTCTTTGAGGTTTGGAATCAGAATGCCGGCGAAGTTTTGTTCCTCACCAAAGACGGGGTTATGGAGCTGCTGAGTAAAGTCCAAGTCCCTTAAATGGCTCCTCTCTGAATCCGTCATGTCTGCTGCAGTGAGTTCATCTGAGCAGCCCTGGCGATGGCTCTGGGTGAGCAGAGGCAAATCCAGCTCATGTCAGAGCCAGCCATGGTGTCCTGAAGGTGTGCCAGGCACTGAGGTTGAGCTGGAATCAGCACACATTCcaccacagggctggggacattcCTCCCTCGGGGTACAGGTCCCTGGaagctgctttttccagcaCTTGTAGCCTCGAGTGGTTGTGGGAGCACTGGAAGGGCCATCCCCttgctgcctggcagggacagaCTGGCCATGGCCTCTGTCAGGAGTACAGGACAGCCAAAAGtgcacagagggacaggaggattcccctccctgccatgtTCTCAGCATGAAGGATTCTGAGAGACGAAGGAAGGGGACTTTCCTCTGTTTGCATCTCTTTGGAAACACCCAGGTCCCATGAGGATGGAAgcttgccatggcagggctccCGTAAGGAACTGCTTGGTGCTATCCgagcagcactgacaggacagggagctgcttgGAAAGGTCACctcaccctgtgccacagctcctcagTCTGAGATCTAGTGATCATGAGCAACACTGTAATAAAATCAcggaatcatttaggttgg harbors:
- the PARS2 gene encoding probable proline--tRNA ligase, mitochondrial isoform X2, coding for MRSRVFVRSGIPPRHPHVSVSVPVPVSPEGVRSRVCTRAASPLRAAMEALLRSCRVPALGARHRGARARHGGTAGRARRLLLSQLFQPLALPVGGQADSEARPGEPSCRSQRLMLQGGLIHPTSPGCYCYLPPTVRAMEKLIKVMDEEMQAVGGQKLNLPSLCSAELWRASGRWDQMGPELFRLLDRHKHGYCLGPTHEELVTALVASQSGLSYKQLPLRLYQVTRKFRDEPKPRFGLLRSREFYMKDMYTFDSSEEAARRTYEQVCAAYCSLFARLGLPFVKVQAATGSIGGSTSHEFQLPADIGEDRLLLCPQGHFAANVETVNGEQTSCPTCGEKLTETKGIEVGHTFYLGTKYSSVANAVFSSAENKPQLAEMGCYGLGVTRILAASIEVLSTEDSIRWPSLIAPYQVCFIPPKRGSREEEEGAALLERLYDELAQALPQLAGDAVLDDRSQLTIGKRLKDAQRLGYPYVVVAGKRVCEDPPVFEVWNQNAGEVLFLTKDGVMELLSKVQVP
- the PARS2 gene encoding probable proline--tRNA ligase, mitochondrial isoform X1 encodes the protein MEALLRSCRVPALGARHRGARARHGGTAGRARRLLLSQLFQPLALPVGGQADSEARPGEPSCRSQRLMLQGGLIHPTSPGCYCYLPPTVRAMEKLIKVMDEEMQAVGGQKLNLPSLCSAELWRASGRWDQMGPELFRLLDRHKHGYCLGPTHEELVTALVASQSGLSYKQLPLRLYQVTRKFRDEPKPRFGLLRSREFYMKDMYTFDSSEEAARRTYEQVCAAYCSLFARLGLPFVKVQAATGSIGGSTSHEFQLPADIGEDRLLLCPQGHFAANVETVNGEQTSCPTCGEKLTETKGIEVGHTFYLGTKYSSVANAVFSSAENKPQLAEMGCYGLGVTRILAASIEVLSTEDSIRWPSLIAPYQVCFIPPKRGSREEEEGAALLERLYDELAQALPQLAGDAVLDDRSQLTIGKRLKDAQRLGYPYVVVAGKRVCEDPPVFEVWNQNAGEVLFLTKDGVMELLSKVQVP